CTTAACGAAGTTGATGACGACGTAAAAGGCTGGAAGACCAATTCCAGTGTATATGTTCGTTATGTCTTTGCTTAATGCTCGCTTCGCGGCGTCGTCGTCAAAAGTGCCCGGGGGGTGGAAAACGAGCCAAAGGGGCATGTTGAGAGTATCCGATATAGTTTCAAAGCCTGTGAAGAAAGTCTTAGGAATAGACGGTACAGAAGTAGAATGCAAGATCAAATCATGAAAAACGGCCTTGAAGTGAAGGAAGCCAGGTGGTTATGGTGTATAAGTACAGAAACTCACCTCCAACATGTAGGGCGTTTCTTCGGTTATTTTACGGATCAAcagaccttcttctccacagACGGGATGAGGAAGCTGTATCTTCCGCTTACTTATGACTGATCATGCCGCTTGAAAGATGGCCAAACAATCCGGCTTCAATGACGGCCATGTCAGACACGTAGCTGTGGCTATAGATGAGCGCCGGCGAGATCACTAATCACCCAGATACTCCGAAATTTGTGGGGAAGTACTGGGTAGCTTAGCTATTATTTTCATAATCCCAGTAGAGTCTTAAACACATACTCTCGTTCAGTATTGAAATACCTCGTTCCTCGCTCCTCGTGTGTTGAGACCTGTCAAATACATATATTCGGAGAGCAAAAAAAGTACAGCGAACAACAAGTAGCTTCCATGATGCCTTTAAGAGATATTAAATTCAGAACCTCAGACGGCCTCACCCTTCGCGGATGGCTGTTCATCCCCGATTCCTTTACTGGGGAGTTACCATGCCTCGTCATGGCACACGGATTCGCAGCCCACAAAGAAATGGGGCTGAGGCCCTTCGCGGAATATTTCACATCCAACCTTCGGATCGCCTGTCTTGCCTACGATAACCGTTGCATTGGCGCGAGTGACGGCGAGCCAAGGAGAGAAATCATCCCGGCACTACAAATCAGTGACTACTCAGATGCTATTACCTTTGCGCAGTCTCTGCCGGAGATTGACGCCGGGAAAATTGCTATCTGGGGCAGCTCGTTCAGTGGAGGGCATGTTCTTACCGTTGGTGCTGTCGATCGTCGCGTGAAAGCTGTAATCAGCCAGGTGTAGGCTTCCCTTTAAGACCGTGAGCGCTAGTTTGAACGGTGTGTGTCTAACGTACCGTGTCTGAGCAGGCCATTAACCAGCGGATGGGATACCTTCCATCGTATAAACAGGGCCGATTTTGTGCCAAGTCTCAACCAGTTATTTGCGGATGGTGAGTTTCAAAGTGCTCtaatggaaaaagaaatactCTTGCTGACGAGCTTGCGCGTAAAACATAGATCGCGAGGCTCGTGCTAGGGGGGAAGAGCCCAGTCGGATACCTGTTGTGGACAAGGATCCTCAAgcgctttcttttcttccttcagAGGACAGCTATAATGGCTACAATGCAGCAGAAGCGTTGGGTTGGAAAAACGATGTGACAGTAAAGAGGTATTTCCCATCCTACTTAGTACCCTGAGTTCGCAGTGCTCTGGGTCTAACTATCAACTATCAAATAGCCTCGAAGCATTCCGAGCATACGAACCTGCAGCCCACATCCAGCACATCGCTCCGACTCCATTATTGATGATTATTATGGACAATGACGTTGTCACACCTACTGACATTGCACTTGGAGCCTTTGCCAGGGCCAGGGAACCGAAGCAATTGCACCTGCTACCGGGAGGACACTTTGACCCATACGACGGACCACTCTACGCAAAAAATGTCCCCGTTCAGGCGAAGTTTCTGCAAGACAGGCTTTTGGAGTAGGAGCCGGCTATTCGCAGGAGATGTGTCTCACCGTCTTTGCTACCAACCTTCATCGAATGGTTTGAAGGGAGTCAGTGCCGAAGGCCCCCATCCAAGCTCGGTCTTCCGAGAGGTTTTACTGGTGTTTCTAGTTTATGTTAAGTAGACGATTATTCGAGATTATCGGGTTAGTCCTGATTTAAGATGTGTTCGCTAAATTGATAATTGGGCCCACGGCAATGATTTGCATAGCATCGAGGAGAGTGTAGAAAGAATGTCCTCCAAGTTGTTTCCTGTATTATAGAATGAACTAGAGTTATAGATGCAGACGCCTACTCATCCCAAGGGAAGCAAGACGCCAAAGCGACTAAAATCAGGTCTTGAGTGCGCCTGACAAAAGTAATAATGAGATGCAGCTGACACTGGCCGTTCACTTCTGCGCGAAGGAACGAATAAAAATGTGAGCATTTCTACGCGGGATAATGGAACCATTCTGACTGAGGATGACTTCAGCAATCTAACGTCTGCTGGTAGTATTGACTTCTAGTAGGCTATATGGAAAAAGACAATTAATCTCCAGTGCTTTGCTTGTCGATACTACTCAGCTAGCTGAGGGTACTTCGCCAGACACGTAGGCTCCATAACAGCCCCAACCGAGGACCATAGGATTAAACCGGTCTGGATACTTTTCCAGCATCGCAGAATACAGTTCAGTTACACTCTTGGGCTTCGGTGTCTCCTTCAACAGATCAATGAAATCCTGGATATATTTCTTGGTTGACTCCAGATGCCAAACgccatccatctcatccgcgTTTCGGTGTCCAGGTACCACATACGCTGGATTGAGTGCCTCAACCCTTTCCACGGCTCTGATCCATTCTTGCCGCTTCTCTGGGGAGTTGGCCTCGAAAAGCATTTGATGGACATTGCCGTATACAACGTCCCCGCAGACGGCAAGTCTCAGGTCTGGGACCCAGAGGACGGTTGAGTCGAAGGTGTCGGAATGCCCACATTCAATGGCCTGGAAAGTCCATCTGTT
This region of Aspergillus puulaauensis MK2 DNA, chromosome 5, nearly complete sequence genomic DNA includes:
- a CDS encoding alpha/beta hydrolase (COG:O;~EggNog:ENOG410Q2DE;~InterPro:IPR000073,IPR029058;~PFAM:PF12697) encodes the protein MAHGFAAHKEMGLRPFAEYFTSNLRIACLAYDNRCIGASDGEPRREIIPALQISDYSDAITFAQSLPEIDAGKIAIWGSSFSGGHVLTVGAVDRRVKAVISQVPLTSGWDTFHRINRADFVPSLNQLFADDREARARGEEPSRIPVVDKDPQALSFLPSEDSYNGYNAAEALGWKNDVTVKSLEAFRAYEPAAHIQHIAPTPLLMIIMDNDVVTPTDIALGAFARAREPKQLHLLPGGHFDPYDGPLYAKNVPVQAKFLQDRLLE